A single window of Zea mays cultivar B73 chromosome 10, Zm-B73-REFERENCE-NAM-5.0, whole genome shotgun sequence DNA harbors:
- the LOC103640828 gene encoding uncharacterized protein, which translates to MDENIEIDVYKNDIMEHARDLWNNWRGDLSRHYVKPTKNMQQAIKNCPNDFAQADWEWLVKEHFCSKEFIAKSKRNSRNRSNLTILHHSGSKPFRKVIYDNGGKDNNPPALDALFFMTHTKGDNFIDSESSSKHAQIQE; encoded by the exons ATGGATGAAAACATTGAAATTGATGTCTACAAAAATGACATCATGGAGCATGCTAGGGATTTGTGGAACAATTGGCGCGGTGACTTAAGTCGACACTATGTCAAGCCGACAAAGAATATGCAGCAAGCCATTAAGAATTGTCCGAATGATTTTGCACAAGCTGATTGGGAGTGGTTGGTCAAAGAGCATTTTTGCAGTAAGGAATTCATT GCAAAGAGCAAGAGAAATTCTAGAAACCGATCCAATTTGACAATCCTTCATCACAGTGGCAGCAAACCATTCAGGAAAGTGATTTATGACAAT GGCGGCAAGGATAATAATCCACCAGCTTTGGATGCCTTATTTTTTATGACTCACACAAAGGGTGACAATTTTATTGATTCTGAGTCCTCCAGCAAGCAT GCACAAATTCAGGAATAA